A single region of the Halorussus gelatinilyticus genome encodes:
- a CDS encoding aminotransferase family protein, which translates to MTGSERPATPAGETPASGSLPHWSDGDDVPTITRGEGVRVSDDEGTQFLDFASQLYCVNAGHSEETIVEAMTEQARRIPYVSSSKHNDARTELAARLADVAPGDLSGVYFAVSGSEANEAAVQFARAEQDAPKVLTRWRSYHGATYGAAALTGDPETRATVERYAATSGSGKFLPPIPAAFDAESPEELTEKAADHLEFVIRNEGPDSVAALLMEPVGGTSGAFPAPPGYFERVRDLCDEYDVLLISDEVITGFGRCGDWFGIEAEGVQPDMITFAKGVTSAYAPLAGVLVRDSLGASLREEGIDVGQTFGGHPVACAAGVAAMDVYEDRLLDNVESVAPTLESELRALNAHEAVSEVRGRGFLWAVEFAEPETGDPYVDPWAGEGNETDDNPVAAVKEAAMDAGVLVGGGRPGFQLIVAPPLCADESDVREAVGVLDDAIGEVFG; encoded by the coding sequence ATGACCGGAAGCGAGCGACCCGCGACGCCGGCCGGAGAGACGCCCGCGAGCGGCAGTCTCCCCCACTGGTCCGACGGCGACGACGTGCCGACCATCACCCGCGGCGAGGGCGTGCGCGTCTCCGACGACGAGGGAACCCAGTTCCTCGACTTCGCCTCGCAACTGTACTGCGTCAACGCCGGCCACAGCGAGGAGACCATCGTCGAGGCGATGACCGAACAGGCCCGACGGATTCCCTACGTCTCCTCGTCGAAGCACAACGACGCCAGAACCGAACTCGCGGCGCGACTCGCCGACGTCGCGCCCGGCGACCTCTCGGGCGTGTACTTCGCCGTCTCCGGAAGCGAGGCCAACGAGGCGGCGGTCCAGTTCGCCCGCGCCGAGCAGGACGCCCCGAAGGTCCTGACGCGCTGGCGGTCGTACCACGGCGCGACCTACGGCGCGGCGGCGCTCACGGGCGACCCAGAGACCCGCGCCACGGTCGAACGCTACGCCGCGACCTCCGGGTCGGGCAAGTTCCTCCCGCCGATTCCGGCGGCGTTCGACGCCGAGAGCCCCGAGGAGCTGACCGAGAAGGCCGCCGACCACCTCGAATTCGTAATTCGGAACGAGGGCCCGGACTCCGTGGCCGCCCTCCTGATGGAACCGGTCGGCGGCACCAGCGGGGCGTTTCCCGCACCGCCGGGCTACTTCGAGCGCGTCCGGGACCTCTGCGACGAGTACGACGTCCTCCTGATTTCCGACGAAGTCATCACCGGTTTCGGACGTTGTGGCGACTGGTTCGGCATCGAGGCCGAGGGCGTCCAGCCCGATATGATAACGTTTGCAAAGGGAGTCACCAGCGCGTACGCTCCGCTGGCGGGCGTCCTCGTCCGCGACTCGCTCGGGGCGTCGCTCCGCGAGGAGGGCATCGACGTGGGCCAGACGTTCGGCGGCCACCCGGTCGCCTGCGCCGCCGGGGTCGCCGCGATGGACGTCTACGAGGACCGACTCCTCGACAACGTCGAGTCGGTCGCCCCGACGCTCGAATCGGAACTCCGCGCGCTCAACGCCCACGAGGCGGTCAGTGAGGTGCGCGGCCGGGGGTTCCTCTGGGCGGTCGAGTTCGCCGAACCCGAGACCGGCGACCCCTACGTGGACCCGTGGGCGGGAGAAGGGAACGAGACCGACGACAACCCGGTCGCCGCGGTGAAGGAGGCCGCGATGGACGCGGGCGTGCTGGTCGGGGGCGGCAGACCGGGGTTCCAACTCATCGTCGCGCCGCCGCTCTGCGCCGACGAGTCCGACGTTCGGGAGGCGGTGGGCGTGCTGGACGACGCGATTGGCGAGGTGTTCGGGTAG
- a CDS encoding CPBP family intramembrane glutamic endopeptidase — protein sequence MSHPSVDSARRVGVATGLTALGAVFGVLLSIPVSVVPLGTVAEFAVALVLSELGFVAAGLVFLRATGNGLDFFRIRTPGLRALGFVVAGTVALFAYRLVAILGVQALGLPLAGNSVTRLAREGVLATLLLLVPLSVVVIGPAEEFLFRGVVQSYLDGAFSRGPAVVLTSVLFALVHLPTTWIATPDPVAVSVTLAILFGLSILLGYLYVWTDNLVVPMLVHGFYDALLFGLAYLVLSSDLMPEAAAAVSSVLPP from the coding sequence ATGTCTCACCCATCGGTCGATTCCGCCCGGCGAGTCGGGGTCGCCACCGGGCTGACGGCGCTCGGAGCCGTCTTCGGCGTCCTGCTGTCGATTCCCGTCAGCGTCGTCCCGCTGGGAACAGTCGCGGAGTTCGCGGTCGCGCTCGTTCTCTCGGAACTCGGGTTCGTCGCGGCCGGACTCGTCTTCCTCCGGGCGACCGGCAACGGACTCGACTTCTTCCGGATTCGGACGCCCGGCCTCCGGGCGCTCGGATTCGTCGTCGCGGGAACCGTCGCGCTGTTCGCGTACCGACTCGTCGCCATTCTCGGGGTGCAGGCCCTCGGGCTTCCGCTCGCTGGCAACTCGGTCACGCGACTCGCTCGAGAGGGCGTCCTCGCCACGCTCCTCCTGCTGGTCCCGCTCTCCGTCGTCGTTATCGGCCCGGCCGAGGAGTTCCTCTTCCGCGGCGTCGTCCAGTCGTACCTCGACGGTGCCTTCTCGCGCGGCCCCGCGGTCGTCCTCACCAGCGTCCTGTTCGCGCTGGTCCACCTGCCGACGACGTGGATAGCGACACCGGACCCGGTCGCCGTCTCGGTGACGCTCGCCATCCTGTTCGGTCTCTCGATTCTGCTCGGCTACCTCTACGTCTGGACCGACAATCTGGTCGTTCCGATGCTGGTCCACGGCTTCTACGACGCCCTGCTGTTCGGACTCGCGTATCTGGTCCTCTCGTCGGATTTGATGCCCGAGGCCGCCGCCGCCGTATCGTCGGTCCTCCCGCCCTGA